From Streptomyces sp. TLI_235, a single genomic window includes:
- a CDS encoding SPP1 Gp6-like portal protein, producing the protein MPLPANNVPWPPTDPTVRTSLADWSAWYSGDPDKLTAQYRGRSVRQPSVRPSQLRNGVVGRFARWWWGQPTAFGEQRAKLHVPLAADISRASADLLFSEPPRITVTDAATQDRIDQLITGGLHATLLEGAEIGSALGGVYLRVVWDKEVRPTPWVTAVHADGAAPEFRYGVLTAVTFWTVIDSDGQKVVRQLERHEPGVIFHGVYEGTLDNLGRAVPLAEYEQTQPLADLVDSSSAIKTGAPKLLTAAYLPNMRPARAWRDVPAAAYWGASDYQGVEGLFDALDETYSSWMRDIRLAKGRILLSQQYLTSTGPGQGASFDEDREAYAALNIPPTSDQGITLNQFAIRHLEHKATIEQLTQDAIRMAGYSTATFGEPDGSAMTATEVRAKQARTLTTRGRKVLYTTPGLGDILEALLAVEAGSQFGGTGITVERPAIEWQDSISESPQDLAQTATLLDQAHAASTAVRVQLVHPDWDDERVQAETEAILRENGMGPLADPAAVGAGGFDLNPPGREAG; encoded by the coding sequence ATGCCGCTGCCGGCTAACAACGTCCCGTGGCCGCCGACCGACCCGACCGTGCGGACCTCCCTCGCGGACTGGTCAGCCTGGTACTCCGGCGACCCGGACAAGCTCACCGCCCAGTACCGCGGCCGCAGCGTCCGCCAGCCGTCCGTCCGCCCGAGCCAGTTGCGCAACGGGGTGGTCGGCAGGTTCGCCCGCTGGTGGTGGGGCCAGCCCACCGCGTTCGGCGAGCAGCGCGCCAAGCTCCACGTCCCCCTCGCCGCCGACATCAGCCGGGCCAGCGCCGATCTGCTGTTCTCCGAACCGCCACGGATCACCGTCACCGACGCGGCCACGCAGGACCGCATCGACCAGCTCATCACCGGCGGCCTGCACGCCACCCTCCTCGAGGGCGCCGAGATCGGCTCGGCCCTCGGCGGCGTCTACCTGCGGGTCGTGTGGGACAAGGAAGTCCGGCCGACCCCATGGGTCACCGCGGTGCACGCCGACGGCGCCGCCCCCGAGTTCCGGTACGGGGTCCTCACCGCCGTGACGTTCTGGACCGTCATCGACAGCGACGGGCAGAAGGTCGTCCGGCAGCTCGAGCGACACGAGCCCGGCGTGATCTTCCACGGCGTGTACGAGGGCACCCTCGACAACCTCGGCCGGGCCGTCCCCCTCGCCGAGTACGAGCAGACGCAGCCGCTCGCCGACCTGGTCGACTCGTCGTCGGCGATCAAGACCGGCGCGCCGAAGCTGCTGACCGCCGCATATCTGCCGAACATGCGCCCCGCCCGAGCGTGGCGGGACGTGCCCGCCGCCGCGTACTGGGGCGCCTCCGACTACCAGGGCGTTGAGGGCCTGTTCGATGCCCTCGACGAGACGTACAGCTCGTGGATGCGGGACATCCGCCTCGCCAAGGGCCGCATCCTGCTATCGCAGCAGTACCTCACCAGCACCGGCCCCGGGCAGGGCGCCAGCTTCGACGAGGACCGCGAGGCGTACGCCGCCCTCAACATCCCGCCGACGTCGGATCAGGGCATCACGCTCAACCAGTTCGCCATCCGGCACCTCGAACACAAGGCCACCATCGAACAGCTCACCCAGGACGCCATCCGCATGGCCGGATACTCGACCGCCACGTTCGGCGAGCCGGACGGCTCCGCGATGACCGCCACCGAGGTCCGCGCCAAGCAGGCCCGCACCCTCACCACCCGCGGCCGCAAGGTGCTGTACACCACACCCGGGCTGGGCGACATCCTCGAGGCGCTCCTCGCCGTCGAGGCCGGCAGCCAGTTCGGCGGGACCGGCATCACCGTCGAGCGGCCCGCCATCGAGTGGCAGGACTCCATCAGCGAGTCCCCGCAGGACCTCGCGCAGACCGCCACGCTCCTCGACCAGGCGCACGCCGCCTCTACCGCGGTCCGGGTGCAGCTGGTCCACCCCGACTGGGACGACGAGCGGGTGCAGGCCGAGACCGAGGCGATCCTCCGCGAGAACGGCATGGGCCCGCTCGCCGACCCGGCAGCGGTCGGCGCCGGCGGGTTCGACCTCAACCCGCCCGGCAGGGAAGCCGGCTGA
- a CDS encoding minor capsid protein 2 — MPASPADAEDLARAVGRIYQDAEAALLEILARALAEGIESPRWAEAKLWAIGDVRRAVEELTTALQHDADGAIGRAIREAYARGGQAAVAELGMLPEGQRAAALRALPGARNADRLANEALDDTRPIYRRILRAVPDAYRNIVQRVSGSVLLGGLTRRQATQRALDQLAARGITGFVDRRGRNWEMAAYAEMAVRSVAGRAAIQGHVDRLEAVGQELVIVSDAPLECPLCRPWEGEVLAINGQSGPHTLVEEHAIKDGQPVVVHVAGSLPEARAAGLFHCNCRHSLSLYLPGVTTRPKSPPHPGGATYEDTQQQRYLERQVRQWKRRQAAALNDDARRLAGVRIRAYQARIRELTAEKGLPRKRQREQVGTAR; from the coding sequence ATGCCCGCTTCCCCCGCGGACGCCGAGGACCTCGCCCGCGCCGTCGGCCGGATCTACCAGGACGCCGAGGCCGCGCTGCTCGAGATCCTCGCCCGCGCGCTCGCGGAGGGCATCGAGTCCCCGCGGTGGGCGGAGGCGAAGCTGTGGGCGATCGGCGACGTCCGCCGCGCGGTGGAGGAGCTCACGACCGCGCTGCAGCACGACGCCGACGGGGCGATCGGCCGGGCCATCCGCGAGGCGTACGCCCGCGGCGGGCAGGCCGCCGTCGCCGAACTCGGAATGCTCCCGGAGGGCCAGCGCGCGGCGGCCCTCCGGGCCCTGCCCGGCGCCCGCAACGCCGACCGGCTTGCGAACGAGGCCCTCGACGACACCCGGCCGATCTACCGGCGGATCCTGCGGGCCGTCCCGGACGCGTATCGCAACATCGTGCAGCGGGTGTCCGGGTCGGTGCTGCTCGGCGGCCTGACCCGCCGCCAGGCCACGCAGCGGGCCCTCGACCAGCTCGCCGCGCGCGGCATCACCGGGTTCGTCGACCGGCGCGGCCGGAACTGGGAGATGGCCGCGTACGCGGAGATGGCCGTCCGGTCCGTCGCCGGCCGGGCCGCGATCCAGGGCCATGTGGACCGTCTGGAGGCCGTCGGCCAGGAGCTCGTCATCGTCTCGGACGCGCCACTCGAGTGCCCGCTCTGCCGCCCCTGGGAGGGCGAGGTGCTGGCCATCAACGGCCAGTCCGGCCCGCACACCCTGGTGGAGGAACACGCCATCAAGGACGGGCAGCCGGTCGTCGTGCACGTCGCTGGCAGCCTGCCGGAGGCCCGCGCCGCCGGCCTCTTCCACTGCAACTGCCGCCACAGCCTCAGCCTGTATCTGCCCGGGGTGACGACCCGCCCCAAGTCCCCGCCCCACCCGGGCGGCGCCACCTACGAGGACACCCAGCAGCAGCGCTACCTCGAGCGGCAGGTCCGCCAGTGGAAGCGCCGCCAGGCGGCTGCCCTCAACGACGACGCGCGCCGCCTGGCGGGCGTCAGGATCCGCGCCTACCAGGCCCGGATCCGGGAGCTCACCGCCGAGAAGGGCCTCCCGCGGAAGCGGCAGCGCGAACAGGTCGGGACGGCCCGCTAA